Proteins from a genomic interval of Microbacterium imperiale:
- a CDS encoding ABC transporter permease, which yields MSPAVVGAPGSPRRYFHSLWLLSARDLRVRYSTSALGYLWSVLDPLVMSGIYWFVFTQVFQRDVGETPYIVFLITALLPWVWFNSAVTDFTRAFNKDARLVRSTSIPRSIWVGRIVLSKGIEFLFSIPVLALFAIFGGATVNWGLLLFPVAVLLQVALLVGLGLIVAPLCVLWGDLERTTRLVLRALFYASPIIYGVADLPGVFKELGAFNPLAGILTLYRVGFFPDQWDTLAVVVGAVSSILVLVLGVFVFRRLERPVLKEL from the coding sequence GTGAGTCCTGCCGTCGTCGGCGCCCCCGGATCGCCCCGGCGCTACTTCCACTCGTTGTGGCTGCTGTCGGCGCGCGATCTGCGGGTGCGGTACTCCACGAGCGCTCTCGGGTACCTGTGGTCGGTGCTCGATCCGCTCGTCATGAGCGGCATCTACTGGTTCGTCTTCACGCAGGTCTTCCAGCGCGACGTCGGCGAGACGCCCTACATCGTCTTCCTCATCACGGCGCTGCTGCCCTGGGTGTGGTTCAACTCCGCCGTCACCGACTTCACCCGTGCGTTCAATAAGGATGCGCGGCTCGTGCGATCGACCTCGATCCCGCGCTCCATCTGGGTGGGCCGCATCGTGTTGAGCAAGGGCATCGAGTTCCTCTTCTCCATCCCGGTCCTCGCGCTCTTCGCGATCTTCGGGGGCGCCACCGTCAACTGGGGTCTGCTGCTGTTCCCCGTCGCGGTCCTCCTGCAGGTCGCCTTGCTGGTCGGACTCGGTCTCATCGTCGCGCCGCTGTGCGTCCTGTGGGGTGACCTCGAGCGCACGACCCGACTGGTGCTGCGGGCACTGTTCTACGCGTCCCCGATCATCTACGGCGTGGCGGATCTCCCGGGCGTGTTCAAGGAGCTCGGCGCGTTCAATCCGCTGGCCGGCATCCTCACCCTCTACCGTGTCGGGTTCTTCCCGGATCAGTGGGACACGCTCGCTGTCGTCGTCGGGGCCGTCTCGAGCATCCTCGTGCTGGTGCTCGGAGTGTTCGTCTTCCGCCGGCTGGAACGCCCGGTCCTGAAGGAGCTGTGA
- a CDS encoding ABC transporter ATP-binding protein, translating to MQPLAIEVRDLGVRFRRNRRGRRNLKDLFGGSSRRSRPGEFWALRGVTFSVTPGESIGVVGRNGQGKSTLLKLVAGVLLADEGSVDVNGGVAPLIEITGGFVGDLTVRENVRLTAGLHGMSKAEVNRRFDDIIDFAEIGDFVDTPYKHLSNGMKVRLAFSVVSQLDEPILLVDEVLAVGDRAFRAKCYKRIDELLAEGRTLFFVSHNEKDLRRFCTRGLYLDRGGLVLDGPIGDVLDRYNADYNSAS from the coding sequence ATGCAGCCGCTCGCGATCGAGGTGCGTGACCTCGGCGTCCGTTTCCGGCGCAACCGTCGGGGACGGCGCAACCTCAAGGACCTCTTCGGCGGGTCCTCTCGGCGCAGCCGTCCCGGCGAGTTCTGGGCGCTGCGCGGGGTGACGTTCTCCGTGACGCCCGGGGAATCGATCGGCGTCGTCGGTCGTAACGGACAGGGCAAGTCGACGCTGCTCAAGCTCGTCGCCGGGGTGCTGCTGGCCGACGAAGGATCGGTCGACGTGAACGGCGGCGTGGCCCCGTTGATCGAGATCACCGGCGGATTCGTGGGCGACCTGACGGTACGCGAGAACGTGCGGCTGACGGCGGGCCTGCACGGGATGTCGAAGGCCGAGGTGAACCGTCGGTTCGACGACATCATCGACTTCGCCGAGATCGGCGACTTCGTCGATACGCCGTACAAGCACCTCTCCAACGGCATGAAGGTGCGCCTGGCGTTCTCGGTGGTGTCGCAGCTCGACGAACCCATCCTGCTGGTCGACGAAGTCCTCGCCGTCGGCGACCGCGCGTTCCGCGCCAAGTGCTACAAGCGCATCGACGAACTGCTCGCGGAGGGGCGCACGCTCTTCTTCGTCAGCCACAACGAGAAGGACCTGCGCCGCTTCTGCACCCGCGGTCTGTATCTCGACAGGGGCGGGCTCGTCCTCGACGGTCCGATCGGCGATGTGCTCGATCGATACAACGCGGACTACAACAGCGCCTCCTGA
- a CDS encoding glycosyltransferase produces MRHLLHRVVLPLDRDPALAPLYIDPEVLTAPDGDPAHAPSPAVAHISSRSEVRIAAGTRLSFGSYFNAFPASYWQHWTPVRNVRLEVHSTGPVTILVYRSDGAGVPRRLARHEAVDEATSVFDLTLDAYNDGGWIWFDIAAGEDDARLLGAEWTTEQAPVRRGKASLGITTYNKPDYCVETLRALAAAPELLELVDRVFLIDQGTDRVDAQPDFGHIADRLGGTLEIIAQPNLGGSGGFARAMYETLQRPESDFVQLLDDDVRIEPESLRRSIVFGRYTTTPSIVGAHMFDLLKRSRLHAWAEVVDDAPFMWRPVQQDRMPHDFAVANLRQTPELHQRLDADYNGWWMCLIPVEIIRRIGLPLPVFIKWDDAEYCLRARDAGYRTLSVPGVAIWHISWVGKDDTTDWQAYFHARNRIVTALLHSRSPRGGTLLRHSRRVDLKHLMLMQYYPVALRQRALRDVFAGPYAMASGLADAMPAARALAGDFPETRSSPDGGLSRRQGSVPPSPPRSWRLALLTVAGLLRHAVIPVKPSAAQSAAVELAKQDAVWWRMWRLDSATVATADGSGRNVYVRDRTAFRAMLRTSIRQHARLRREWPKLSSWYRDALADTTSPAAWEQHFPQREP; encoded by the coding sequence ATGCGTCACCTGCTCCACCGCGTCGTGCTCCCCCTCGACCGCGATCCCGCCCTGGCGCCGCTTTACATCGATCCCGAGGTCCTGACCGCGCCCGACGGTGATCCCGCCCATGCACCCTCCCCCGCGGTCGCGCACATCTCGAGCCGGTCCGAGGTCCGGATCGCCGCCGGCACACGGCTGTCGTTCGGCAGCTACTTCAATGCCTTCCCCGCCTCGTACTGGCAGCATTGGACGCCGGTGCGGAACGTGCGCCTCGAGGTCCACTCCACCGGTCCGGTGACGATCCTCGTCTACCGCTCGGACGGGGCCGGCGTGCCCCGGCGCCTGGCGAGGCACGAGGCGGTCGACGAGGCGACGAGCGTGTTCGACCTGACGCTCGACGCGTACAACGACGGCGGGTGGATCTGGTTCGACATCGCGGCGGGCGAGGACGACGCCCGGCTCCTCGGCGCCGAGTGGACCACCGAGCAGGCGCCCGTCCGACGGGGGAAGGCGTCGTTGGGCATCACGACCTACAACAAGCCGGACTACTGCGTCGAGACCCTCCGCGCGCTTGCGGCGGCCCCCGAGCTGCTCGAACTCGTCGATCGCGTGTTCCTCATCGATCAGGGCACCGACCGAGTCGATGCGCAGCCCGACTTCGGCCACATCGCCGATCGTCTCGGGGGGACCCTCGAGATCATCGCTCAGCCGAATCTCGGTGGATCCGGCGGCTTCGCTCGCGCTATGTACGAGACGCTGCAGCGCCCCGAGAGCGACTTCGTCCAGCTTCTCGACGACGATGTCCGCATCGAGCCGGAATCCCTCCGCCGCTCGATCGTCTTCGGGCGTTACACGACCACGCCCAGCATCGTCGGGGCTCACATGTTCGACCTGCTGAAGCGCTCCCGCCTGCATGCGTGGGCGGAGGTCGTCGACGATGCCCCCTTCATGTGGCGACCCGTCCAGCAGGATCGGATGCCGCACGACTTCGCCGTGGCGAATCTTCGTCAGACTCCCGAGCTCCACCAGCGTCTGGACGCCGACTACAACGGATGGTGGATGTGCCTCATCCCCGTCGAGATCATCCGCCGCATCGGGCTGCCGCTTCCCGTCTTCATCAAGTGGGACGATGCCGAGTACTGCCTTCGCGCACGCGATGCCGGCTACCGGACCTTATCGGTGCCGGGGGTGGCGATCTGGCACATCTCGTGGGTGGGCAAGGACGACACGACGGACTGGCAGGCCTACTTCCACGCGCGCAACCGCATTGTGACGGCGCTCCTGCATTCGCGGAGCCCGCGCGGGGGCACGCTTCTGCGCCACAGCCGCCGGGTCGACCTCAAGCATCTGATGCTGATGCAGTACTACCCGGTCGCGCTCCGCCAGCGAGCGCTCCGAGATGTCTTCGCGGGTCCGTATGCCATGGCGAGTGGTCTCGCCGACGCGATGCCCGCAGCTCGGGCGTTGGCTGGGGACTTCCCGGAGACCCGCTCCAGCCCCGATGGCGGGCTGTCGCGGAGGCAGGGCTCGGTGCCACCGAGTCCGCCGAGGAGCTGGCGGCTGGCGCTGCTCACCGTGGCGGGCCTCCTCCGCCACGCCGTGATCCCCGTGAAGCCGAGCGCAGCGCAGAGCGCCGCGGTCGAGCTGGCGAAGCAGGATGCGGTGTGGTGGCGCATGTGGCGGCTCGACAGCGCGACCGTCGCGACCGCAGACGGATCCGGACGCAACGTCTACGTGCGAGACCGAACCGCGTTCCGGGCGATGCTGCGCACCAGCATCCGCCAGCACGCTCGCCTCCGGCGGGAATGGCCGAAGCTGTCGAGCTGGTATCGCGACGCCCTCGCCGACACGACTTCCCCGGCTGCGTGGGAGCAGCACTTTCCGCAGCGCGAGCCCTGA
- a CDS encoding acyltransferase family protein has protein sequence MQSPSAGVRVRHRASRPSVSAAPGGHRHDLDGLRAIAVLLVAVYHIWVHRVSGGVDVFLVLSGFFVGGSLLRRVSAGQPPAMGSYLLRIGRRLLPPLLLVVAVALAASVLLLPSSRWGEVARQGLASIFYVENWYLVSAGRDYGAADILSSPFQHIWSLSVQGQLFVALPLLLLAVAAVARRIAPGDVARIVLLTASVAAVASFVYAVVSVRIDQGAAYYDTFARAWEYLAGAVAGATLSRTAGGEASTRRRTMIAVAGWVGFAAILATGFAVDGLQQFPGPAALVPVGGALLLILCWRSPWAPARLLAWRPLSEAGRYAYAFYLWHWPVLVFAIEVRGRAEVGWLAGSAVLLVSAALAVVTHVWIEDRKPARELGTARARRSAVTLGVAVAVVAALPLAWIVRLEVQRVNYADAAIDLDRHPGALAVAYPDVFSWDPRAGIIPQLDIADQDKPRAVADGCGNMSTEVEVCSYGDLEADRVIVMAGGSHTEQWIDAVAVEGEQAGFRVDVMIKWTCELIDGLDGVEFFTELNPECEPWSANALTELVRMQPDAVFTTWTRPSDLPEGPREAVPAAYQRAWETLSAAGITTLAIRDNPWTGTDTVGCVAENRDDPSPCGVVAADFLDVEPPAPVAAPGGAPVLPVDMTDIICPDGWCPFVQGGRLVYRDQHHLSNSYALSTSPILAGRILPLLGW, from the coding sequence ATGCAGTCCCCGAGCGCGGGTGTGCGCGTGCGTCACCGCGCGTCGCGTCCATCCGTCTCCGCCGCGCCGGGCGGTCACCGGCACGACCTCGACGGCCTTCGCGCCATCGCCGTGCTGCTGGTGGCGGTCTACCACATCTGGGTCCACCGTGTCTCGGGCGGCGTGGACGTCTTCCTCGTGCTCTCCGGCTTCTTCGTCGGAGGGAGCCTGTTGCGTCGTGTGTCCGCCGGACAACCGCCGGCGATGGGGTCGTATCTGCTGCGCATCGGCCGGCGACTGCTGCCGCCCCTCCTCCTCGTGGTGGCAGTCGCGCTCGCCGCGAGCGTCCTGCTCCTGCCCTCCAGTCGGTGGGGAGAGGTCGCGCGCCAGGGGCTCGCGTCGATCTTCTACGTCGAGAACTGGTACCTGGTCTCGGCCGGACGCGACTACGGCGCCGCCGACATCCTGAGCTCTCCCTTTCAGCACATCTGGTCGCTGTCGGTGCAGGGCCAGCTCTTCGTCGCCTTGCCGCTTCTCCTGCTCGCGGTCGCCGCGGTGGCGCGTCGGATCGCGCCCGGCGACGTGGCGCGCATCGTGCTGCTGACGGCCAGCGTCGCCGCGGTCGCCTCATTCGTCTATGCCGTCGTCTCGGTGCGGATCGACCAGGGGGCGGCGTACTACGACACCTTCGCGCGGGCCTGGGAGTACCTCGCCGGGGCGGTGGCCGGAGCCACTCTCTCTCGGACCGCCGGGGGAGAGGCTTCGACACGTCGCCGCACCATGATCGCCGTCGCCGGCTGGGTCGGGTTCGCGGCCATTCTCGCGACCGGGTTCGCCGTCGACGGTCTGCAGCAGTTCCCCGGGCCGGCCGCACTCGTCCCGGTCGGCGGCGCCCTTCTTCTCATCCTCTGCTGGCGGTCGCCCTGGGCGCCCGCGCGGCTCCTCGCATGGCGGCCGCTGTCCGAGGCGGGTCGCTACGCCTACGCGTTCTACCTGTGGCACTGGCCCGTCCTGGTCTTCGCGATCGAGGTCCGCGGTCGCGCCGAGGTCGGATGGCTCGCCGGCAGCGCGGTGCTCCTCGTCTCGGCGGCGCTCGCCGTCGTCACGCATGTCTGGATCGAGGACCGCAAGCCGGCGCGGGAGCTCGGCACGGCGCGCGCGCGACGCAGCGCGGTCACGCTCGGGGTCGCCGTCGCCGTGGTCGCCGCGCTGCCGCTCGCCTGGATCGTGCGTCTCGAGGTGCAGCGGGTGAACTACGCCGACGCGGCGATCGATCTCGATCGCCACCCAGGCGCCCTGGCGGTCGCTTACCCTGACGTGTTCTCGTGGGACCCGCGCGCAGGCATCATCCCGCAACTCGACATCGCGGACCAGGACAAGCCCCGCGCGGTCGCCGACGGATGCGGCAACATGTCGACTGAGGTGGAGGTGTGCTCCTACGGCGATCTCGAAGCCGACCGAGTGATCGTGATGGCCGGCGGTTCGCACACCGAGCAATGGATCGACGCTGTGGCCGTCGAGGGCGAGCAGGCCGGCTTCCGCGTCGACGTCATGATCAAGTGGACCTGTGAGCTCATCGACGGACTCGATGGCGTCGAGTTCTTCACCGAGCTGAACCCGGAGTGCGAACCCTGGTCGGCGAATGCGCTGACCGAGCTGGTCCGGATGCAGCCGGATGCCGTCTTCACGACCTGGACTCGCCCCTCGGATCTGCCCGAGGGCCCTCGCGAGGCGGTGCCGGCCGCTTACCAGCGGGCGTGGGAGACCCTGAGTGCCGCGGGCATCACCACCCTCGCGATCCGCGACAACCCCTGGACGGGAACCGACACCGTCGGCTGCGTGGCCGAGAACCGGGACGACCCGTCGCCGTGCGGCGTCGTCGCCGCCGACTTCCTCGACGTGGAACCGCCCGCGCCCGTCGCCGCCCCGGGTGGCGCCCCGGTTCTGCCGGTGGACATGACCGACATCATCTGTCCCGACGGATGGTGCCCGTTCGTTCAAGGCGGTCGGCTGGTCTACCGCGATCAGCACCACCTCTCCAACAGCTACGCGCTGTCGACGTCGCCGATCCTGGCGGGGCGGATACTTCCGCTCCTCGGCTGGTGA
- a CDS encoding glycosyltransferase — protein MSDSQRLVPVNRVVFPVEGVGEVSALYVDTGSGDGSQPGEAYEILSRRSIRVFAHKRVSLSTFFNAFAASYWQRWTTVRDVRLRVQVEGEGLLSVYKSSARGRASAVASQQFEGGVVEFDLPIRSFVDGGFYWFDIACAQSEATLVSAEWLISVPEDWQGGRTTVGITTFNRPTYCLNQIRAVGENADVRDVLDRLVVIDQGTDLVSEQPGFAAAAEPLGERLVMLRQPNMGGSGGFSRAMLASLESDDSQYVLLLDDDAISEPEAIVRAVRFADFAVTPTIVGGGMLHLDERAVLYTQGEVWDPARSWMAPSGQSEYDHDFAEDTLRETPTLHRRLNADFNGWWMCLIPTAVLREIGLSLPVFLKFDDVEFSLRAAQHGFPTVCLPGVAVWHLAWHDKDPTRTWEEYFIHRNRIITGLLRSDVARGGLLPLHSFLGDLKLLFMLQYSTVQLRYQAMVDVFSGPARLHEWLGTKNQQAREIRTDFVDARVVEELSTLPPVRRSSRAILGPVRRPTNPLATIALALRVTFRQLLVKETAGSRRHPERIIPAPDINWWRFADIDSALVTAPDGIGVAWYQRDRRVMRRYLVRSLIMNCRLALRWAKLTRKYRDEIPDLVSPEAWKKTLGA, from the coding sequence ATGTCCGATTCGCAGCGTCTCGTTCCCGTCAACCGCGTCGTCTTCCCGGTCGAGGGGGTGGGAGAGGTCTCCGCTCTCTACGTCGACACGGGATCCGGCGACGGCTCGCAGCCGGGTGAGGCATACGAGATCCTCAGCCGACGCTCGATCCGCGTCTTCGCCCACAAGCGCGTGTCGCTGAGTACCTTCTTCAATGCCTTCGCGGCGAGCTACTGGCAGCGGTGGACGACGGTGCGCGATGTCCGTCTGCGCGTTCAGGTCGAGGGAGAGGGACTCCTCTCGGTCTACAAGTCGAGCGCTCGCGGACGTGCCTCAGCCGTCGCGTCGCAGCAGTTCGAAGGCGGTGTCGTCGAGTTCGATCTCCCCATCCGATCGTTCGTCGACGGCGGTTTCTACTGGTTCGATATCGCCTGCGCCCAGAGCGAGGCCACGCTGGTCTCGGCGGAATGGCTGATCAGCGTTCCCGAGGACTGGCAGGGCGGACGCACGACCGTCGGGATCACGACCTTCAACCGGCCGACGTACTGCCTGAACCAGATCCGCGCGGTCGGTGAGAACGCGGACGTCCGCGACGTGCTGGACCGCCTCGTGGTCATCGACCAGGGCACCGATCTGGTGTCGGAGCAGCCCGGTTTCGCCGCGGCGGCAGAGCCGCTGGGCGAGCGGCTCGTCATGCTGCGTCAGCCGAACATGGGTGGCTCGGGCGGCTTCTCGCGCGCCATGCTCGCATCGCTCGAGTCCGACGACAGCCAGTACGTCCTTCTGCTGGACGACGACGCGATCTCAGAGCCGGAAGCCATCGTGCGAGCTGTGCGCTTCGCCGATTTCGCCGTCACGCCGACGATCGTCGGGGGCGGCATGCTCCACCTGGATGAGCGCGCCGTGCTCTACACGCAAGGTGAGGTGTGGGATCCGGCGCGGTCCTGGATGGCGCCGTCCGGGCAGAGCGAATACGACCACGATTTCGCCGAGGACACTCTGCGCGAGACCCCGACTCTCCACCGTCGGTTGAACGCCGATTTCAACGGCTGGTGGATGTGCCTCATCCCCACCGCCGTGCTGCGCGAGATCGGCCTCTCGCTGCCGGTGTTCCTGAAGTTCGACGATGTGGAGTTCTCCCTCCGGGCGGCGCAGCACGGCTTCCCGACCGTGTGTCTGCCGGGTGTCGCCGTGTGGCACCTCGCGTGGCACGATAAGGACCCGACGCGGACGTGGGAGGAGTACTTCATCCACCGCAACCGCATCATCACGGGTCTGCTCCGCTCGGATGTGGCGCGTGGCGGTCTGCTGCCGCTCCACTCCTTCCTCGGCGACCTGAAGCTGCTGTTCATGCTCCAGTACTCGACGGTCCAGCTCAGGTACCAGGCGATGGTCGACGTCTTCTCGGGACCGGCGCGGCTCCACGAGTGGCTCGGGACGAAGAATCAGCAGGCTCGGGAGATCCGGACCGACTTCGTCGACGCGCGCGTCGTCGAGGAGCTCTCCACCCTTCCGCCGGTGCGGCGATCCTCGCGGGCGATCCTGGGACCGGTTCGCCGGCCGACGAACCCCTTGGCGACGATCGCGCTGGCGCTGCGGGTCACCTTCCGCCAGCTTCTGGTGAAGGAGACCGCGGGGAGCCGGCGTCATCCCGAGCGCATCATCCCCGCGCCGGACATCAACTGGTGGCGCTTCGCGGACATCGACTCGGCGCTGGTCACGGCTCCGGATGGGATCGGTGTCGCGTGGTATCAGCGCGACCGCCGAGTCATGCGTCGTTACCTCGTGCGCAGTCTCATCATGAACTGCCGCCTCGCTCTTCGCTGGGCGAAGCTGACGCGGAAGTACCGGGACGAGATCCCCGACCTCGTCTCCCCGGAGGCGTGGAAGAAGACGCTCGGCGCGTGA
- a CDS encoding glycosyltransferase, translated as MSAQVFDPSSAAIVVVTFNRSALLSRLLESIIRMEPRPGRVIVIDNASSDDTTEVVESFRSRLGTELVYRRLATNTGGSGGFSEGVRVAYELGSEWIWLMDDDVEVIPDGLAKMGRWAPRFRSIQGRRYDYDGSEFYWQYRIAERMGIPIPFAPAGFDASGYKEMNSGCFEGMFIHRDIVARIGLPDPRFFIYWDDQLYGWLASRITTSVIVDEFVLRRTREIRQWDMGIRHMNASSDAYRYYIMRNRAHIKQYYRAKGAYNPVLFGLGTTLTFGKELIRLLAVERTVRGTSHLFRGLRDGRRIARDRSWQPMQPLIDQPAA; from the coding sequence GTGAGCGCGCAGGTTTTCGATCCGTCTTCGGCAGCCATCGTCGTCGTCACCTTCAACCGGTCCGCGCTCCTGTCGCGGCTGCTCGAGAGCATCATCCGCATGGAGCCTCGGCCCGGGCGCGTCATCGTGATCGACAATGCGTCATCCGACGACACCACCGAGGTCGTCGAGTCGTTCCGCAGCCGCCTCGGCACCGAGCTGGTGTACCGGCGCCTCGCGACCAACACGGGCGGCTCCGGCGGATTCAGCGAGGGCGTCCGCGTCGCCTACGAGCTCGGCTCCGAGTGGATCTGGCTCATGGACGACGATGTCGAGGTCATCCCCGATGGACTGGCCAAGATGGGGCGCTGGGCGCCGCGGTTCCGCAGCATCCAGGGTCGCCGGTACGACTACGACGGCAGCGAGTTCTACTGGCAGTACCGCATCGCCGAGCGCATGGGCATCCCCATCCCCTTCGCTCCCGCGGGGTTCGACGCGTCGGGGTACAAGGAGATGAACTCCGGCTGCTTCGAGGGGATGTTCATCCACCGCGACATCGTCGCCCGCATCGGCCTGCCCGACCCGCGATTCTTCATCTACTGGGACGACCAGCTGTACGGCTGGCTCGCCTCGCGCATCACGACGTCCGTCATCGTGGACGAGTTCGTGCTGCGCCGCACGCGTGAGATCCGGCAGTGGGACATGGGCATCCGCCACATGAACGCCTCGAGCGACGCGTACCGGTACTACATCATGCGCAATCGCGCGCACATCAAGCAGTACTACCGGGCGAAGGGCGCCTACAACCCGGTGCTGTTCGGCCTGGGCACGACGCTGACCTTCGGCAAGGAGCTCATCCGGCTCCTCGCCGTCGAGCGGACCGTCCGCGGCACCTCGCACCTGTTCCGCGGCCTCCGCGACGGTCGCCGCATCGCCCGTGACCGGTCGTGGCAGCCGATGCAGCCGCTGATCGATCAGCCGGCCGCGTAG